The following are encoded together in the Bacillus sp. V2I10 genome:
- a CDS encoding dynamin family protein, giving the protein MSTKTLKHHLLPRSAAVFEKMKEDKAAADKVKELIYKVHKETKHIAFTGHFSAGKSTMINLILEEAILPTSPIPTSANVVLLQKGDKSVILHDNNGNLLKLNGEYSIQQVKDYCKQGEEILKVEISDSYQALPENVIIMDTPGIDSTDAAHRMATESTLHLADLIFYVTDYNHVQSEENVTFISEMIHKGKNVYLIVNQIDKHREEEVSFSYFRSQIEMTFGGAGLSKNHIFYTSLVDHENTHNQLQTVKKLIRETIAEDHLVIQNAQSTLKSLVIEFLKWKEDDLEIKDIKADELIQQLESVQVNKEASASALQSLLDKVNSAVFDMKEQLQYILKNANLIPFETRSKAERFIAAAQPGFKVGLLFSKVKTLEERQKRESDLFEEMTRHLESQITWHLSELLKKKSAEYDIHDPVILNDIQSFDVKIQPQLLQDSIHKGATVNSQYTLTYSNDLSEAVKKECKQQALPLIEEIERHLKNQSADQIKALEQEVDEANKQLEELNETYHSMISFEQVKNDLIELMDRQSFPDINITEWMQKHPMKEPVEGVLETHKPVSALSDELTEEQPKHDHHLDQGFFSKQIERASDAMRDIPGFHMLSASLLEKAQSLQNKTFTVALFGAFSAGKSSFANALLGEKLLPSSPTPTTATINKIVPVTADKPHGLIEVKFKSEEAFLKEIADLFSIEAESVHSALSKLEKLEGWNERLKSLLPLYTHALKHFPSISGTVRAVEREEYKEFVANEEKACTVEEVIIYFDSPLTRNGITIVDTPGADSFNSRHTEVAFDYIKNADAILFVTYYNHPFSKGDREFLKQLGRVKDTFTMDKMFFVINAIDLAESKEEIEMVKEYITGQLLSHEIRHPRLYGISSLMELEKTSDPALSEFTQFQDDFMHFINNDLSASMIMSAKVELSIAKQQLESILNAADDDQEKRKHELQRLSSERAEIISKLRTDEHQLEQNQVLQEIKEQLFYVKQRTMLRFSDLFKEAFHPGAFAGSSKQTKEILENCLQDLLVSLQFHVLQELQATTLRLEKYSRKLLENVFKRHSKEMALTNNELRTSLPEFTKFHTPKLQAALKDIKSAEIRQPLKKFKNTKSFFEKNEKKTMSDELQGKLDTPITDILSAHEDQFGAYYLEQFMNECSLLLENLANQAENYYEALLSAYTNNDLTLHQKGNQTLKQIMMELESDEQ; this is encoded by the coding sequence ATGAGCACGAAAACGTTAAAACACCATCTTCTGCCGCGTTCAGCTGCTGTTTTCGAAAAAATGAAAGAGGATAAAGCCGCTGCAGATAAGGTAAAAGAGCTTATTTATAAAGTTCATAAAGAGACAAAGCACATTGCGTTTACCGGTCACTTTTCTGCCGGTAAATCAACAATGATCAATTTGATCCTTGAAGAAGCTATTCTGCCGACAAGTCCGATTCCGACCAGTGCTAATGTGGTGCTGCTTCAAAAAGGGGACAAGTCGGTCATTTTGCATGACAACAACGGGAATCTGCTGAAATTGAACGGAGAATATTCCATTCAGCAAGTGAAAGATTACTGTAAGCAGGGCGAAGAAATTTTGAAAGTCGAGATCAGCGATTCTTATCAGGCTCTGCCTGAAAACGTGATAATAATGGATACGCCCGGCATTGATTCAACAGATGCCGCTCACCGGATGGCAACAGAATCAACCTTGCATCTTGCAGATCTGATTTTCTATGTTACAGACTATAACCATGTGCAATCTGAAGAGAATGTGACTTTTATTAGTGAAATGATACATAAAGGCAAAAATGTATACCTGATTGTGAATCAAATTGATAAACATAGAGAGGAAGAAGTTTCTTTTTCTTATTTTAGATCACAGATCGAAATGACATTTGGAGGAGCAGGTCTTTCTAAAAACCATATCTTTTATACATCTTTAGTAGATCATGAAAATACACATAATCAGCTTCAGACAGTAAAAAAGCTCATTCGTGAGACAATCGCCGAAGATCATCTTGTTATCCAGAATGCCCAATCCACTTTGAAATCATTAGTAATTGAATTTTTGAAGTGGAAAGAGGACGATCTGGAGATAAAAGACATCAAGGCAGATGAATTAATTCAGCAATTAGAATCAGTGCAAGTAAACAAAGAGGCATCTGCTTCAGCACTTCAAAGCCTGTTGGATAAAGTGAACAGCGCAGTCTTTGATATGAAGGAACAGCTTCAGTATATCCTTAAAAATGCGAATTTGATTCCATTTGAAACAAGATCCAAGGCGGAGCGATTTATTGCAGCTGCACAGCCCGGATTTAAGGTCGGCCTGCTCTTCTCTAAAGTGAAAACTCTTGAAGAGCGGCAAAAGCGCGAGTCTGACCTATTTGAAGAAATGACACGTCACTTGGAGTCGCAAATTACGTGGCATTTGTCTGAACTTTTAAAGAAAAAAAGTGCTGAATATGACATTCATGATCCAGTTATCTTAAATGACATTCAATCGTTTGATGTAAAGATACAGCCACAGCTGCTGCAGGATTCAATCCATAAAGGTGCAACAGTCAATTCGCAATATACGCTGACCTATTCTAACGATTTAAGCGAGGCTGTCAAAAAAGAGTGCAAACAGCAGGCCCTGCCTCTTATCGAAGAGATTGAACGCCATCTGAAGAATCAGAGTGCAGATCAGATAAAAGCCCTTGAACAAGAAGTTGACGAAGCGAACAAACAGCTTGAAGAATTGAATGAGACCTATCACAGCATGATTTCATTTGAACAAGTGAAAAATGATTTAATTGAACTGATGGATCGGCAAAGCTTTCCAGACATCAATATTACGGAGTGGATGCAGAAGCACCCTATGAAGGAGCCTGTTGAAGGGGTACTTGAGACTCATAAACCCGTTTCTGCCTTGAGCGATGAGCTCACAGAAGAACAGCCAAAACATGATCACCATCTCGATCAGGGTTTCTTTTCAAAGCAGATTGAAAGGGCTTCAGATGCCATGCGGGATATTCCCGGTTTTCACATGCTGTCAGCTTCTCTCTTAGAGAAGGCACAATCGCTTCAAAATAAAACATTTACCGTTGCTTTATTCGGTGCTTTCAGTGCAGGAAAGTCGTCATTTGCCAATGCGCTTCTCGGCGAAAAGCTTTTGCCTTCTTCTCCAACGCCTACAACGGCGACAATCAACAAAATTGTGCCTGTGACAGCGGATAAGCCGCACGGTTTAATTGAAGTGAAGTTTAAATCAGAAGAAGCATTTTTGAAGGAAATTGCCGATTTATTTTCGATAGAAGCAGAATCGGTTCATTCAGCTCTTTCAAAACTCGAGAAGCTAGAAGGATGGAATGAGAGGCTGAAATCACTTCTCCCGCTCTACACTCATGCTCTAAAACATTTCCCTTCAATCAGCGGAACGGTAAGAGCAGTTGAGAGAGAGGAATACAAAGAGTTTGTCGCTAATGAAGAAAAAGCTTGCACAGTTGAGGAGGTCATCATCTATTTTGACAGCCCCCTTACTCGAAATGGCATTACGATTGTTGATACACCGGGTGCAGACTCCTTTAACTCAAGGCATACAGAAGTAGCCTTTGATTACATTAAAAATGCGGATGCCATTTTATTTGTTACGTATTATAATCATCCTTTTTCCAAAGGAGACCGTGAATTTCTGAAACAGCTTGGACGCGTGAAAGATACATTTACAATGGATAAGATGTTCTTTGTCATCAACGCCATTGATCTTGCAGAGAGCAAGGAAGAAATTGAGATGGTAAAAGAGTATATTACGGGGCAGCTGCTTTCCCATGAGATCCGCCATCCGCGTCTTTACGGCATATCAAGTTTGATGGAGCTTGAAAAAACGTCAGACCCTGCTTTATCTGAATTCACTCAGTTCCAAGATGATTTTATGCACTTTATTAATAACGATTTATCAGCTTCGATGATTATGTCCGCCAAAGTAGAGCTGTCTATAGCAAAGCAGCAATTGGAATCGATCCTGAACGCTGCAGATGATGATCAGGAGAAGAGAAAGCATGAACTTCAGAGACTTTCATCCGAACGTGCCGAGATTATATCCAAGCTTCGTACAGATGAACACCAGCTTGAGCAAAATCAGGTTCTGCAGGAAATTAAAGAACAGCTCTTTTATGTCAAACAGCGGACGATGCTGAGGTTTTCGGACTTATTTAAAGAAGCCTTTCATCCGGGAGCTTTTGCAGGATCCTCTAAGCAAACAAAAGAAATCCTTGAGAACTGCCTGCAGGACCTGCTTGTATCGCTGCAATTTCATGTTCTCCAAGAACTGCAGGCAACGACACTAAGGCTTGAAAAGTACAGCCGCAAGCTGCTTGAGAATGTGTTTAAGCGTCATTCCAAGGAGATGGCATTGACTAATAACGAGCTCCGGACATCTTTGCCGGAATTCACCAAGTTTCATACACCTAAGCTGCAAGCTGCATTAAAAGACATAAAATCAGCGGAAATCCGTCAGCCGTTGAAAAAATTCAAAAACACGAAATCCTTTTTTGAAAAAAATGAAAAGAAAACCATGAGTGACGAGCTGCAGGGAAAACTCGACACGCCGATAACGGATATCTTATCAGCTCACGAGGATCAGTTTGGCGCGTATTATCTTGAGCAGTTCATGAATGAATGCAGCCTGCTGCTTGAGAACCTTGCCAATCAGGCAGAGAATTATTACGAGGCTCTTTTATCTGCTTATACAAACAATGATTTAACCCTGCATCAAAAAGGAAATCAGACTCTAAAGCAAATTATGATGGAGCTTGAAAGCGATGAACAGTAA
- a CDS encoding DUF2533 family protein: protein MTNVHEEISAHSKKQHAIVSAFLALEEKREALIEQAVQQCRHSQPFSVGGINAVTADINELAKQGIIPTRKLVSEEMVREFVQRKYAVDNQ, encoded by the coding sequence ATGACAAACGTACATGAAGAAATTTCAGCTCACAGTAAAAAACAGCACGCGATTGTTTCCGCATTTCTGGCGTTAGAAGAAAAAAGAGAAGCGCTTATTGAACAGGCCGTTCAGCAATGCAGACACTCACAGCCATTCTCTGTTGGCGGCATTAATGCAGTTACAGCTGATATCAATGAACTCGCTAAACAGGGCATCATACCGACAAGAAAACTTGTCTCGGAAGAAATGGTCCGTGAGTTTGTACAGCGAAAATACGCTGTAGATAACCAATAA
- a CDS encoding 5'-3' exonuclease, producing the protein MKNKQQLLIVDGMALLFRAFYATSVYGNFMINSKGVPTNALNGFLKHLLASIKHFNPSHVICCWDMGSKTYRSELFDHYKANRPEAPVEMLPQFDLAKEVVEALNIPNVGLAGYEADDCIGTLAKLYGGEMNVSILTGDRDLLQLLTEDVQVVLMQKGIGQYKIYTHDFFTEETGILPAHLIDVKGLMGDSSDNYPGVRGIGEKTAYKLIAKYKSIEGLLSSLEELTKAQRSKIEQDLEMLHLSRKLAEITCDVPVECPLNEALLNVEHNRAVQMIEEMELRGLHTFLSDALAVREAM; encoded by the coding sequence ATGAAAAATAAACAGCAATTATTGATAGTAGATGGCATGGCGCTCCTTTTTAGAGCTTTTTATGCAACATCTGTATACGGCAATTTTATGATCAACAGCAAAGGGGTGCCTACGAATGCATTGAACGGATTTTTAAAGCATTTACTGGCATCTATTAAACATTTTAACCCGAGTCATGTGATTTGCTGCTGGGATATGGGAAGCAAAACGTACCGTTCAGAATTGTTTGACCACTATAAAGCAAACCGTCCCGAAGCTCCTGTTGAAATGCTTCCTCAGTTTGATTTGGCTAAAGAAGTTGTTGAAGCTTTAAACATACCGAATGTTGGACTTGCAGGCTATGAGGCAGATGATTGCATCGGCACACTTGCGAAACTTTACGGGGGGGAGATGAATGTCTCCATTTTGACAGGTGACCGTGATCTGCTGCAGTTATTAACGGAGGATGTACAGGTTGTCCTTATGCAAAAAGGAATCGGGCAGTATAAAATTTATACTCACGACTTTTTCACAGAAGAAACAGGCATTCTTCCCGCTCATCTTATCGATGTAAAAGGATTAATGGGAGACAGCAGCGATAACTATCCTGGCGTTCGCGGGATTGGAGAAAAAACCGCATATAAACTGATTGCGAAATACAAGTCCATTGAAGGCCTGCTCAGCAGCTTAGAAGAGCTGACTAAAGCTCAGCGATCTAAGATTGAACAGGATCTTGAAATGCTTCATTTATCAAGGAAACTTGCTGAAATTACGTGTGATGTTCCAGTAGAGTGCCCGCTTAATGAAGCCCTTCTGAACGTTGAGCATAACCGTGCTGTTCAGATGATTGAAGAAATGGAACTCAGAGGGCTGCACACGTTTTTATCAGATGCCCTGGCAGTGAGAGAGGCAATGTGA
- a CDS encoding oxidoreductase → MKKALIIGATGLIGKELLSLLLASKQYSEVKTITRKPLTHENAKHKNTFITDFDHLSKYSSEFAVDELFICLGTTMKQAKSKEAFYKVDFEYAVEAARLAKQQGVNKVLAVSAIGADCDSLFYYNRVKGQMEDALRNLGIPTVILFRPSLLLGDREEFRFGEKIGVWMAKSLGFLFIGKLKIMKPIHAKTVAKAMVKEAQNKDPLVITFQSDEIHEIGYY, encoded by the coding sequence ATGAAGAAAGCATTGATTATCGGAGCAACCGGTTTGATTGGAAAAGAATTGCTCAGTCTCCTGCTTGCATCTAAGCAGTACTCAGAAGTGAAGACGATTACAAGAAAGCCTTTAACCCATGAAAATGCCAAACATAAAAATACATTTATAACCGATTTTGATCATTTATCTAAGTATAGCAGTGAATTTGCCGTAGATGAATTGTTTATTTGTTTAGGTACCACAATGAAGCAAGCAAAATCCAAGGAAGCGTTTTATAAAGTGGATTTTGAATATGCAGTAGAAGCAGCCCGTCTGGCCAAACAGCAAGGTGTTAATAAAGTCCTTGCCGTCTCAGCTATCGGAGCCGATTGCGATTCACTGTTTTACTATAATCGAGTAAAAGGACAGATGGAGGACGCCTTAAGGAACCTCGGGATCCCCACGGTTATCCTGTTCAGGCCGTCTCTGCTGCTTGGTGACAGGGAAGAATTTCGTTTCGGAGAAAAGATAGGTGTATGGATGGCTAAAAGTCTTGGGTTTCTTTTTATCGGAAAATTAAAAATAATGAAACCGATCCATGCAAAAACAGTTGCAAAAGCAATGGTTAAAGAAGCGCAAAATAAAGATCCGCTCGTTATCACTTTTCAATCAGATGAAATTCATGAAATAGGTTATTACTAA
- a CDS encoding DUF6123 family protein: MLHTKQSVTDYLLHLKDKGFLLKEDALGFIEFGKHYTGAEDELVIAAIELTLKAQKEFDGSFFVSLLERLTKEKAKNRTQAVLVAQKLNLI; this comes from the coding sequence TTGCTACATACGAAACAGTCGGTTACAGATTATTTGCTGCATTTAAAAGATAAAGGATTTCTGCTAAAGGAAGATGCTCTTGGCTTTATCGAATTCGGCAAACATTACACAGGTGCCGAGGACGAGCTGGTCATTGCTGCGATTGAGCTGACATTAAAAGCACAGAAGGAATTTGACGGCTCATTTTTTGTCTCCCTTCTTGAAAGGCTGACAAAAGAAAAGGCAAAAAACCGCACACAGGCAGTTCTTGTGGCACAAAAACTGAATTTGATCTAA
- a CDS encoding DMT family transporter, giving the protein MKLKKSSVADLSLLFVAFIWGSTFVIVQKAIHFMPPHFFNGVRFFAAAIILTMISLRVTHFRLSKDTLLAGISLGVFLFLGYAFQTVGLLYTTSSKAGFITGLSVMIVPLLSIWLLRERARKTVYFAAGLGTAGLYLLTLSDFSSLNIGDLLVLFCAAAFALHIIFTGRFSSSHDAWMLTIVQLATVSILSFLASGIFEAGNMKENFSSMFTFEVLFALIITALFATAFAFFVQTKLQQYTTASRVALIYASEPVFAALTAFIFIGERLTVYGMIGSLLILAAMLTAEWKQNSTEESLTI; this is encoded by the coding sequence ATGAAGCTGAAAAAATCTTCAGTTGCCGATCTCAGCCTCCTATTCGTTGCTTTTATATGGGGATCTACTTTTGTGATTGTCCAAAAAGCCATTCACTTTATGCCGCCCCACTTTTTTAATGGCGTTCGTTTTTTTGCTGCAGCCATTATACTGACTATGATTAGTTTAAGAGTAACCCACTTTCGACTTTCAAAAGACACATTGCTTGCCGGAATATCGCTTGGCGTCTTTTTGTTTTTAGGATATGCCTTTCAGACTGTCGGATTGTTATATACGACCTCTTCAAAAGCTGGATTTATTACTGGTTTAAGTGTGATGATCGTTCCCCTCTTGTCCATCTGGCTTCTTAGGGAACGCGCCAGAAAAACCGTTTATTTTGCAGCAGGCCTTGGAACAGCAGGCTTGTACCTTTTAACCCTGAGTGATTTCTCTTCACTAAATATAGGAGATTTGCTTGTTCTCTTCTGCGCCGCTGCGTTTGCTTTGCATATTATCTTTACAGGGAGGTTTTCCAGCAGTCATGATGCTTGGATGCTGACAATCGTTCAGCTTGCAACGGTTTCTATCCTGAGTTTTCTAGCATCCGGGATATTTGAAGCTGGAAATATGAAAGAGAATTTCAGCAGCATGTTTACATTTGAAGTTCTGTTTGCCCTTATCATTACCGCCCTATTTGCAACTGCATTCGCCTTTTTCGTTCAAACAAAGCTTCAGCAGTACACAACAGCATCAAGAGTTGCACTCATTTATGCCTCGGAGCCAGTGTTCGCTGCATTAACCGCTTTTATATTCATAGGAGAGCGGCTGACAGTATACGGCATGATCGGCTCTCTGCTTATTTTGGCAGCCATGCTTACAGCTGAATGGAAACAAAATAGCACAGAAGAATCTCTTACCATATAA
- a CDS encoding reverse transcriptase-like protein, with the protein MIEVYVDGASAGDPGPSGAGIFIKGHGNGEQISVPLGIMTNHEAEYHALIKSLEICLEKGFTIISVRTDSQLVERAVEKEYVKNPAFVPLLEKVLNLKNRFELFFIKWIPSKQNSVADQLSRTAIRLNGDT; encoded by the coding sequence TTGATCGAAGTATATGTAGACGGTGCAAGTGCAGGAGATCCTGGGCCTTCAGGAGCCGGCATTTTCATTAAAGGGCACGGAAACGGGGAACAGATCTCAGTCCCTCTTGGCATCATGACGAATCATGAAGCAGAATACCATGCTCTTATAAAAAGCCTGGAAATTTGTCTTGAGAAAGGATTTACGATTATTTCAGTCAGAACGGATTCACAGCTTGTTGAACGTGCTGTTGAAAAAGAATATGTAAAAAATCCAGCTTTCGTCCCGCTGCTCGAGAAGGTTTTAAACTTAAAAAATAGATTTGAGCTGTTTTTTATTAAATGGATTCCGAGTAAACAAAACAGTGTAGCGGATCAACTATCACGAACTGCCATTCGGCTGAATGGAGATACATAA
- a CDS encoding reverse transcriptase-like protein, whose product MKYLIHWMYISPKKKNLLFTSDNETDLDSAILIGDDLEKTGRVKSIEFIDTRGTAWSLKELKKLKLEVVHEPVDVEAYFDGNYNKQTKEAGLGAVIYYTINEKRTRMRFSAKADGADSNNEAEYMAVYFMVQKLDELGVRYQDVTFKGDSQVVLNQLSGEWPVYEEAYTRWLDKIEAALKKMKVRPICMPIARKENEEADKLAGQGLKGMTIASEWKLDSD is encoded by the coding sequence GTGAAATATCTAATACACTGGATGTACATCAGCCCGAAAAAAAAGAACTTACTTTTTACATCTGATAACGAAACAGACCTTGATTCAGCCATTCTGATTGGTGATGATCTCGAAAAAACCGGCAGGGTGAAATCAATAGAATTTATTGATACACGCGGCACGGCATGGTCGCTTAAAGAATTAAAGAAATTAAAATTGGAAGTCGTGCATGAGCCTGTCGACGTTGAAGCTTATTTTGACGGCAACTACAATAAACAAACAAAAGAAGCAGGTCTTGGCGCTGTGATCTACTATACAATAAACGAGAAAAGAACAAGAATGAGATTCAGTGCAAAAGCAGATGGTGCAGATTCCAATAACGAAGCAGAATACATGGCTGTTTACTTTATGGTGCAAAAACTTGATGAGCTCGGCGTACGTTATCAGGACGTAACTTTCAAAGGAGATTCGCAAGTTGTGCTCAACCAGCTGTCCGGAGAGTGGCCCGTCTATGAAGAAGCTTACACCCGCTGGCTTGATAAAATTGAAGCAGCCCTTAAAAAAATGAAAGTGCGTCCAATATGCATGCCAATTGCTCGAAAAGAAAATGAAGAAGCGGATAAGCTTGCAGGACAAGGATTAAAAGGAATGACTATTGCAAGTGAATGGAAGCTTGACAGCGATTGA
- a CDS encoding zinc-finger domain-containing protein, protein MNELEKKQVVCEIDQLLDTYCTDCLLKKHFRKEYGKKYAHSFCIEECTVGQKIKEYGKKLT, encoded by the coding sequence ATGAATGAATTGGAGAAAAAACAAGTTGTTTGTGAAATCGACCAGCTGCTTGACACCTATTGTACGGATTGCTTATTAAAGAAGCATTTTCGCAAGGAATACGGGAAAAAGTATGCTCATTCTTTCTGTATTGAAGAATGCACGGTCGGTCAAAAAATAAAAGAATACGGCAAGAAGCTGACATGA
- a CDS encoding DUF2564 family protein: MDQINHTGLISGFNNLKQLEMAVAAAQKMTGSATMSMDPEAIQNAEKALQDAKAIYQTAGDTGVDQDFLSNQNELLLQCEHQLNEAKQ; this comes from the coding sequence ATGGACCAGATAAATCATACAGGCCTTATCAGCGGCTTCAATAATCTAAAACAATTAGAAATGGCTGTAGCAGCAGCACAAAAAATGACAGGATCTGCAACGATGAGCATGGATCCTGAGGCGATTCAAAACGCGGAAAAAGCACTTCAGGATGCAAAAGCTATCTATCAGACTGCAGGGGATACAGGAGTTGACCAGGACTTTCTCAGCAATCAGAATGAACTTCTTCTGCAATGTGAGCACCAGCTAAACGAGGCAAAACAATAG
- the cspD gene encoding cold-shock protein CspD: MQNGKVKWFNNEKGFGFIEVEGGDDVFVHFSAIEGDGYKSLEEGQEVSFEIVEGNRGPQAANVVKL; the protein is encoded by the coding sequence ATGCAAAACGGTAAAGTAAAATGGTTCAACAACGAAAAAGGTTTCGGTTTTATCGAGGTTGAAGGCGGAGACGATGTATTTGTACATTTCTCAGCTATCGAGGGAGACGGCTACAAGTCTTTAGAAGAAGGCCAGGAAGTTTCTTTTGAAATCGTTGAAGGAAACCGTGGACCACAAGCTGCTAACGTTGTGAAATTATAA
- a CDS encoding phosphocarrier protein HPr → MVQKTFEITSESGIHARPATSLVNAVNSFIADVNLEANGRKVNLKSIMGVMSLGISKGTTIVVSAEGSDEKDAIEAVERVIIAEQLGA, encoded by the coding sequence ATGGTACAAAAAACATTTGAAATTACAAGTGAATCTGGAATCCATGCACGTCCGGCAACTTCATTAGTAAATGCAGTCAACTCATTCATAGCTGATGTGAATTTAGAAGCAAACGGCCGTAAAGTAAACTTAAAATCAATCATGGGCGTCATGTCTCTTGGCATATCAAAAGGCACAACAATTGTGGTATCAGCAGAAGGCAGCGATGAAAAAGACGCCATTGAGGCTGTAGAGCGTGTGATCATAGCAGAACAATTAGGTGCTTAA
- a CDS encoding DUF3892 domain-containing protein: MEKESFVAAQKNGDGDLVSFKTSAGRTLSYQEALMEIDKGAIEGVNTFKGKDGEMYIRSNPDHNKANNLDSLPPF; this comes from the coding sequence ATGGAAAAAGAATCTTTTGTTGCTGCACAGAAAAATGGAGACGGAGATCTCGTCTCATTCAAAACATCAGCAGGAAGAACGCTCTCCTATCAAGAAGCACTGATGGAAATCGACAAAGGTGCGATTGAGGGTGTAAATACCTTTAAAGGAAAAGACGGAGAGATGTATATACGAAGCAATCCGGATCACAATAAAGCAAATAACCTTGATTCATTACCACCATTTTAG
- a CDS encoding bifunctional 2-polyprenyl-6-hydroxyphenol methylase/3-demethylubiquinol 3-O-methyltransferase UbiG produces MKNTYNWEKEAEKKWDERAAFWNKGSKEMWDSGSRSSIVSFFTKYVKPEAEVIDIGCGDGYGSFLLMKEGLKVTGVDLSPEMIKLAKKHEEEGKLTFIQANMMELPFEDEKADALLTINCIEWTENPLAALNELKRAVKTNGYLCIAILGPTAHPRTNSFDRLYGKPVICNTMMPWEFEKLAIENGWELAGSQGVYKRGVTEEMTRVLSSELKQSLSFLWLFMLQKKEGEIK; encoded by the coding sequence ATGAAGAATACATATAATTGGGAAAAAGAAGCTGAAAAGAAGTGGGATGAACGTGCTGCATTCTGGAATAAAGGAAGCAAGGAGATGTGGGACTCTGGAAGCAGAAGTTCCATTGTGTCTTTTTTTACGAAGTATGTGAAACCGGAAGCAGAAGTGATTGATATTGGCTGCGGAGACGGATATGGGTCTTTTTTATTGATGAAAGAGGGGCTGAAGGTTACGGGAGTAGATCTTTCTCCTGAGATGATTAAGCTCGCTAAGAAGCATGAAGAAGAGGGAAAGCTTACATTTATTCAAGCGAATATGATGGAGCTTCCTTTTGAGGATGAAAAAGCAGATGCTCTGCTTACGATTAATTGTATAGAGTGGACGGAGAATCCATTAGCTGCATTAAACGAATTGAAACGTGCCGTCAAAACGAATGGCTATTTGTGCATTGCTATTCTAGGACCCACAGCCCATCCGCGGACGAACAGTTTTGACAGACTTTATGGGAAGCCTGTCATCTGCAACACCATGATGCCGTGGGAATTCGAAAAATTGGCCATTGAGAACGGATGGGAACTGGCGGGAAGTCAGGGAGTTTACAAACGAGGAGTAACGGAAGAGATGACCCGCGTCCTATCATCAGAATTAAAACAGTCCCTTTCATTTTTATGGCTGTTTATGCTTCAAAAGAAAGAAGGAGAGATCAAATGA
- a CDS encoding AIM24 family protein — translation MNRYSIEEFVEKTEQQDKGQGLFELETERLLEINLNGQIWAKSGAMVSYRGQIKYEREGILEHGIGKMFKKAFTGEGTSLMKATGNGKLYLADQGKKISILNLNGEKLYVNGNDLLAFEPSISWDIKMMRKIAGMLSGGLFNVKLEGRGLIAITSHYEPLTLIVKPGDPVFTDPNATVAWSGSLTPEFVTDISLKTILGRGSGESIQMKFEGEGFVIVQPFEEVYFRETTS, via the coding sequence ATGAATCGATATTCTATTGAAGAGTTTGTTGAAAAGACTGAGCAGCAGGATAAAGGACAGGGCTTATTTGAACTTGAGACAGAGAGACTGCTGGAAATCAATTTAAATGGACAGATTTGGGCGAAATCTGGAGCAATGGTTTCTTACCGGGGGCAAATTAAATATGAACGGGAAGGCATACTTGAGCATGGGATCGGCAAGATGTTCAAAAAAGCGTTTACTGGAGAGGGCACCTCATTAATGAAGGCGACTGGAAATGGAAAGCTGTATTTAGCGGATCAAGGGAAAAAGATTTCGATTTTGAACCTTAATGGGGAAAAATTATATGTAAATGGTAATGATTTGCTTGCATTTGAACCATCTATTTCGTGGGATATTAAAATGATGAGAAAAATTGCAGGCATGCTCTCAGGCGGTTTATTTAATGTGAAGCTTGAAGGAAGAGGGCTAATTGCCATTACCTCTCATTATGAGCCATTAACACTGATTGTGAAGCCGGGTGATCCGGTTTTTACGGATCCAAATGCAACTGTCGCATGGTCCGGCAGTTTAACTCCAGAATTTGTAACAGATATCTCTTTGAAAACCATATTAGGCCGCGGCAGCGGAGAGTCCATACAAATGAAATTTGAAGGAGAAGGCTTTGTAATTGTCCAGCCTTTTGAAGAGGTGTATTTTAGAGAAACGACAAGCTGA